Proteins encoded by one window of Manihot esculenta cultivar AM560-2 chromosome 10, M.esculenta_v8, whole genome shotgun sequence:
- the LOC110624063 gene encoding phospholipase A1-IIdelta yields MRNNSQYQPLQSNFLLISSMETPNTRAPTWPEVLGSNNWENLLDPLDLTVRQLVLRCGDFCQVTYDAFNNDQNSKYCGTSRYGKNSIFQKVMLEDAENYRVSSFLYGTARVSLPEAFLLHSLSRDSWDRETNWIGYIAVTSDEYTKVLGRREIYIVFRGTTRNYEWINVFGAKLQSAKSLLRGSSHRVEETNSSSDSDNDDNEKVPKVMQGWLTIYISDDPKSPFTKLSARTQLLTKIHQLREQYREDNLSIILTGHSLGASLAILAAFDLVENGINDIPVAAFVFGSPQVGNKSFNARFNKYPNLKVLHTKNKIDVITHYPGLLLGYAYTGTELEIDTRKSPNLKDSKNPSDWHNLQAMLHIVAGWNGEKGEFKLRVKRSLALVNKSCEFLKDECLVPGSWWVEKNKGMVRGEDGEWMIASPNDEDQPVPEF; encoded by the coding sequence ATGCGCAATAATTCCCAGTATCAACCACTTCAATCCAATTTCTTGCTTATCTCCTCCATGGAAACACCAAACACTCGAGCACCGACATGGCCCGAGGTTCTCGGTAGCAACAACTGGGAAAACCTCCTTGACCCTCTTGACCTCACCGTCCGGCAACTCGTACTCCGCTGCGGCGACTTCTGTCAGGTCACCTATGATGCCTTCAACAACGACCAGAACTCCAAGTATTGCGGTACCAGCCGCTATGGCAAGAACAGCATCTTTCAAAAGGTGATGCTGGAAGACGCTGAAAACTATCGAGTCTCTTCTTTCCTCTACGGGACGGCTCGCGTCAGCCTCCCTGAAGCCTTCCTTCTCCACTCTCTGTCCCGAGATTCCTGGGACCGCGAAACTAACTGGATCGGCTACATCGCTGTTACCTCTGACGAGTATACCAAAGTTCTTGGCCGACGTGAAATCTACATTGTGTTTCGTGGAACCACCAGAAACTATGAATGGATTAACGTTTTTGGTGCGAAGCTCCAGTCTGCTAAGTCATTGTTACGGGGGAGTAGCCACAGGGTTGAGGAGACTAATAGTAGCAGCGACAGCGACAACGATGATAATGAAAAAGTCCCTAAGGTGATGCAAGGTTGGCTTACAATTTATATTTCCGACGACCCAAAATCGCCTTTCACGAAATTAAGTGCCAGGACTCAGCTTTTGACCAAGATTCATCAGCTGAGAGAGCAATATCGAGAAGATAATCTAAGCATAATCTTAACAGGACATAGCCTTGGTGCTAGTTTAGCAATTTTAGCAGCTTTTGATCTGGTTGAAAATGGCATTAACGATATCCCAGTAGCTGCTTTCGTCTTTGGCAGTCCACAAGTTGGAAACAAATCCTTCAATGCGAGGTTCAACAAGTATCCAAATCTTAAAGTTCTGCATACAAAGAACAAGATTGATGTCATTACACACTATCCAGGATTACTTCTGGGCTATGCATATACAGGAACAGAGCTTGAAATTGATACTAGAAAATCCCCGAACCTGAAGGACTCGAAGAATCCTAGTGACTGGCATAATTTGCAGGCGATGTTGCATATAGTGGCAGGGTGGAACGGTGAGAAGGGAGAGTTCAAGTTGAGAGTGAAGAGAAGCTTGGCTTTGGTGAACAAGTCATGTGAGTTCTTGAAAGATGAGTGCTTGGTGCCAGGATCATGGTGGGTAGAGAAGAACAAAGGGATGGTCAGGGGAGAAGACGGAGAATGGATGATAGCTTCGCCGAACGATGAGGATCAGCCTGTGCCTGAATTTTGA